One segment of Pseudoalteromonas rubra DNA contains the following:
- the aroB gene encoding 3-dehydroquinate synthase: protein MLELTVDLNERSYPIYIGQDLLTDQGRLLQHIGNARPVIISNETVAPLYLDTLLTQLEGKAPLHFCIPDGEQYKSLEWFERINAFLLEHNCGRDTCLIALGGGVVGDLTGFVAACYQRGVPFIQIPTTLLSQVDSSVGGKTAVNHPLGKNMIGAFYQPKAVFIDTNTLKSLPPREFAAGMAEVIKYGLIYDKDFLTLLEHNGNALRELDTDLLMQVIHRCCAIKAEIVAQDEKEAGLRALLNLGHTFGHAIEAQMGYGVWLHGEAVAAGMMLAARLAQLRSALTEHEVARIAALLEMYQLPVAPPASMTTLQFISHMRKDKKNKQGKIRFIVPTSLGKCQLVDDVSDDTLGQLIGH, encoded by the coding sequence ATGCTTGAATTAACAGTAGATTTAAACGAGCGTAGCTATCCTATCTATATTGGCCAAGATCTTCTTACCGATCAGGGGCGGTTATTGCAGCATATTGGCAATGCTCGCCCCGTTATCATCAGCAACGAGACCGTTGCGCCTCTGTATCTGGATACATTACTCACGCAGTTAGAAGGCAAAGCACCGCTTCATTTTTGCATCCCTGACGGGGAGCAATATAAATCTCTGGAGTGGTTTGAGCGCATTAACGCTTTTTTGCTTGAGCACAATTGCGGGCGAGATACCTGCCTGATCGCCTTAGGTGGCGGCGTTGTTGGTGATCTGACCGGGTTTGTCGCAGCTTGCTATCAGCGTGGAGTGCCATTTATCCAGATCCCGACAACCTTATTGTCTCAGGTTGATTCGTCAGTGGGTGGCAAAACAGCCGTCAATCATCCTTTAGGTAAAAATATGATAGGTGCTTTCTATCAGCCTAAAGCGGTGTTTATTGATACCAATACACTGAAGAGTTTGCCACCACGTGAGTTTGCGGCAGGCATGGCTGAAGTGATCAAGTACGGTCTGATCTACGATAAAGACTTTCTGACGCTACTTGAGCACAATGGTAATGCGCTGCGCGAGTTGGACACTGACCTGCTGATGCAAGTGATCCATCGCTGCTGTGCTATCAAGGCTGAAATTGTCGCACAAGATGAGAAAGAAGCTGGGTTGCGTGCGTTGCTGAATCTGGGGCATACGTTTGGCCATGCCATTGAAGCGCAGATGGGCTACGGTGTATGGCTGCACGGTGAAGCGGTCGCTGCAGGAATGATGCTAGCGGCTCGTCTGGCACAACTTAGAAGTGCATTGACAGAGCATGAAGTTGCGCGTATCGCGGCATTGCTAGAAATGTATCAACTGCCAGTTGCCCCACCCGCATCGATGACAACATTGCAGTTTATTTCCCATATGCGTAAAGATAAGAAAAACAAACAAGGTAAGATCCGCTTTATCGTACCCACCAGTCTGGGCAAGTGCCAGCTGGTCGATGACGTATCTGATGACACCTTAGGCCAGCTAATAGGGCACTGA